DNA from Equus asinus isolate D_3611 breed Donkey chromosome 17, EquAss-T2T_v2, whole genome shotgun sequence:
TTTAGGAATACAGctactttcatttatttacatattgtgtTTGGTTGCTTTAGGGCAACAAAAGCAGAGTTGAGTACTTACAACAGAGACTGTTTTaccagcaaagcctaaaatatttactatctggccttttagaGGAAGAGTGTGCTGATTTTTGATGAGGCAGATCATGTTTTCTGATCATTATGTTAGAagtaagaaattagaaaaaaccACCACACTTCTGATCCATGgactgcttaagaaaacaatggaaaGTAGAGAGTATTTAGAACTGAATGGTAAACATGTCAACATAAGACTTTTAGGATACAACTTTATATACAGTTTATATAAGAAAATAGGAAAgcctgaaaataaatgaactataggataaactcaaagaaagtagaaggaaagaaagaatgaagaacagaaattaaagaaatagaaaacaaggtGTCCTAGAGAGGATCAACAAAATTACCCATTTTTTTTCTCACACAACGCCTGTCTGTGAGGGAGATTAATGAGGGTCACTTTGAGTGAATAATGTATTTTTTGGGGCTGTGTAATAGCCCCATTATTAAGATGGAGAGTGGACAAATTCTTTGCACAAGTGATTCTTTAGAAGTAAGGTatgggctggcctgatggcatcacggttaagtctgtgtgctccgctttggtggcctgaggttctcgggttcagatcctgggcacagacctatgcatctctcatcaagccacgttgaggaggAGTCCCATATAcggaacagaggaagattggcatagatgttagctcagtgacaatcttcctcaagcaaaaagaggaacactggcaacagatattagctcagggccagtcttcctcaccaaaaaaaaaggtaaggtaTGATACCTCCAGAGAGTGTCCCTTGAGTAGGTGGAAGAAGAGTCAGTTCCTGCCTGCCAGGTAGGCGGGAGAGGATTTAGACAGCTGGGAGAGGACATCAAATAGAGAAAGCCACCAAGCTTTCTTTGgcattgtcttttctttctccagaagCTGTAAATAATCCACTGTGGTATTTATAGactatgttctttttaaaaaaaatcatggtaaagaaaaaacccataaaatgtattttcttgcAAGACTGGTTTTAGATGGTATTAGAGTTTTACACTACTAATTTTCATTTAGTGGTGTAAAAcgctaaatcagtggttctcagcatCATCAAGAGTGCTTGTTAAAACAGACTGCTGGGCCTGGTCCTCAGAGTttcagattcagtaggtctgaagtGCGACGTGAGAATTAATTGCATTtataacaagttcccaggtgatgctgatgctattGGTTctactttgagaaccattggtttaAGACATTGTCCTTGAGTGTTTGCAAAGGGATATagagggggggaaaaaagagtggTGGGCTGCCCAGAAGGTCATTCCTCTTGTATTTAATAAAGTTGTTATAGAACTTTAAACAGAAAGTTTACAACAGAAAGTTATAGGAATGCTTGGTGCAACAGATCTTAGGACAAAAGGGCTAGccatataatgaaaataaaaatttacaaggTAAAACTTGTGGTGGATTAAACAAGGCCACAAATTCTTTGGCAgttctcccatcaagaggtggcttctagggccagccctgtggccgagtggttaagtttgcgtgctccgctttggcggcccagggtttcctggttcagatcctgggcaccaatatggcaccactcattaggccatgtcgaggcagcatcccacatgccacaactagaaggacccacaactaaaaatatacaactatgtactggggtgatttggggagaaaaaggaaaaaagaaggaagaagattggcaacagttgttagctcaggtgccaatcttacaaaaaaaaaagaggtgggtTCTATTTCCACCTCTCCTTGAATATGGACTGGACTGCGACTACTTTGCTCAACGGAGTATGGGAGAGGTGATGTTACGCCAGTTCTGCATCTAATCTTTAAGAAGATTGCCATTACGAGTCCATATAAGATACCTAATTACCTCGCTGAAGAGATCACATGAAAAGGCCCTGAAACTccttggagagagagagggtggtCCAGCTGTATCTAACTTGCTAGCCGTCCCAGTCAAGACATCAGACTTGTGAATGAAGCTGTCTTGGATTCTTCAGATGAGCTCAACTATGAGCTGAATATCGTTGAGCAACCAACCCCATTCAGCACCATGTGGAGCAGAAGAATCACTCAGCTGACTCTTTCCCAAGATCCTGACTCGTAACATCATGACATATGATAAAATGgttgtggttttaagccacaAGTAGTTTATTACTCACTAATAGACAACTGGAGCAAGTCTGtttagaaaaattattcaaaatttggaaataaggAAAAAGGATTAGTGTGTCCCCTTTCAATGTTATGACAAGACCCTTATCTAAGAAGCTTGTTTAAGGTTCATTTGAAGTTCTAGGAGGAGGTAAATTTCAAGTAGTATTTACTGTTAATGAGGTCCCAGACTCTGTAAAGTTAGATATTAATTTGTAGAAGCTTGGTAAATTGCAAATTACTTTTGCCCAGTGGAGGTGATTTCATTTTGGGAAAAGATAATCCCAAAGGGAACGTTTTATTGCCCTGCCAGACATTAACTGgctttatatttaacttttgagTCTTAttctggtattttttttcctcactaTGTATAGTTCATAGTTTCTCGTATGCTCTTGAACCAGCTTTACCATCCTGCTGGTTCTCTCATTAATGAGATAAATCTTTGACACATGCTcgtaatatatttaaatgagagtcatgtttttaactttttgaaaattatactttggCAAACTTATTTATATTGAATATTAACTTTTTCAGGGGATTCCATTCAGTACCTCTTTTTTGAGAATCCGTTATGTAAAAAGTTGAGACTGTGTCATGTAAAAAGTCATGAGCAAAGCCTGAGTAGTTTATTAAGGTATAAATTAAGTAGTATATTAGCTTCCTATTGCTACtgtcacaaattaccacaaatttagtggcttaaaacaacacaagtttTTTCTGTtgtagttctggaggtcagagtctAAAATGGGTTACAGTACtatgttccttctggaagctctaggagaGAATTTGTTTTCTTACCTTTTTAGCTTCTAGAATTTGCTTgcattccttagcttgtggcCGCATCCCCCATCTTCAAGCCGGCAGCCTAGCATCTTCCAAACTCTGTTGTTACCTTTTTCTCTcctaccctcctgcctccctcttataaagatTCTGTGATAACAGTGGGggcacctggataatccaggataatctccccattttaggacccttaatcacatctgcaaaatcccttatACCATATATGGTAACATATTCATGAGTTCTGGGGACTAGGACCCGGACACCTTTTGGGGGGGGCGTTTTTCAGCCTACCACATGTGCTATGTATGAGCCATTGGTGTATCCAAAATCATTTTTGGTGGTAGTATAATGAGAAAacgttttaaaatttaagtatttgttttgtatactatttaaagatgaaaaattgaAGGTTTCACTAGGTGAAATTATGAAGGATCATTAAAAGGAGTATAAAGAATGAGTGAGAGAACATGCAGGCCCACCCTCCTCCCATGGATCCCAAAAGGGGCGGCTAGTGCTGACCAGGCCTTGACATCAAGAATGGATTGTAGGGACCTCCCTCTTCTATTAGTTTCTGATTGGCTGTAATTTAGAAGTGAGGCAATATGTTAGTTTCCAGGGCAGATCATCACATTGGAAGATAAAATCAGAAAGCCAGTtttgtacattttatgggttACTGAACTGGTAAGGGGGGGGGGTGTCTTACAGTACCATTGCTTCCATTATTCCTTTTGATTCTCTGAGTATGGCAGGGCAGGGATGGCGCATAGGGAACTATTCCCCTCATCATTTATCTCTATGAACAGGAAAGGGATGATGATGCCCTCCTTCCTGGGCTCTTCCCAGGGAGAATAAGTAATTGAGGGCAGAAACTGTATAGTTTTTACTGAGCATTTTATTCTCACCACATCATCTACTTCAGCACTTAGTAGTAATTGTTCAAACATTTCTGAGTTCTTCGTTTAATCACAAGCcattatttagaaaagaaatggcaaaataaaaaattaactctaCTTACGGATTCATAGGAAATGTCTTCAAACACTAAACTTTGTAGGCCTAGGTGCTCTTCAAGTATCCTTTGGTATCTCCTTGCTTTGGTTTCTTGTGGTTCCTTGTGTAGGATCACCACAATAGGATTGAGTGGCAGCATCTCATTCAAAATATATCCTTGCCCATTCTACTGACAATAGCTGATGCTAAAGAAATGGGGGTAGGATAGAGGGAGGACTAAGACGAAGGgtagggagaaaaggaggaaatcctACAAAAACTTAAACAGCCTCAGCTGCTAACTTCCTGTCCAGCTTGGCATCCCCTGTGCCTAAGGCTTGCGTTAGCGTGTTTCTTGCATTAGTCAGACTTCTGTATTTCCCCACACCTAGGTGGGGGAGGATAGGTCAGCTTCTAGTTTCTGGCCTTTTCCTGGGGCAATGGGGCAAAGCAAAGAGAGATTCAGACTGTTCCCTGAGACTGCTATATGGGGAGGACCTTGGCTGTGTCTATTTCTTTGGGAAAACTTTGCAAGAGGAAGACAGGCTTGTTCAGCAAAGTCTGAAGATTAGTCACAATGCCACGAACACTATTAAGTCTTAAGGCATTCTCTTAACAACCATACAGAAGCCTGATGTAAAGTGCAGCGATGTTTAAGAACTCAGGCACACTTGCTGCCCTCACCTATTAGCTGACATTTAAGACAGGAAAATTTTGATAGAGGAGATGCCTGcattatgattttcttttgtttctttcctattcAGTGAGTTAGGATACTTATACAATGTAAAACACAAGACATTTAGGACTGTGATGATTAACTTGGGATGTTGCAGGTACCTAATGCACATAAGAAACCATCCTGAATTTATTGGATTAAAGTAACAATAATGATTTATTTCACTAATGAATCTGCGATTTGGCTAAGACAGTGGGAACAGCTCATCCCTGCTCCAGGCGGCATCAGCTGGTACTGCTTGAAGGCTGGGAGTGACTCAATGGTTGGTTGCTGGAATCATCTCAAGTGTCACTCACTATCTGGCAGTTGATGCTAGTTGTCAGCTGAGACGTCAGTGGGGTTTTCAGCCAGAGCACTTACAGGTGGACTTTCTTTGTGGTTTCTTACTTGCTTCACAACATGctggctgggttccaagagcaaATGTCCCAGAAGGGCCAGTTGGAGGTGTATCCTCTTTGATGACCTAAGCTCGAAAGTCACATAGCATCCCTTCTGCTGTAGTTACAGACtcacccagattcaaggggaagaaAGATGGACCCCACCTCTGGATGGGAAGAGTGTCACCATCACAATTTGAAGAGAGCATGTGGGAACAGATAGGTCATTGCAGGCATTTTTGGAAAATACGATCTGCCACAAGGGCCAAGCAACAGGAGACAAGGCTTTTTGGACAAGATAGGCTAAGAAACCTCTCAAAAGTCAAATCTtacaagataaatatttttctccccttAAGAAGTCACCACCACCAGCACTACCTGTGTTTATTATAATGGTGTATGAGGATGAGACAGAACTGGAGGAGACTTGGGAAATCGCTGTAATTTTGGAGCTTATAAAATCTTTGGTAAGGACGTGCCCTGATCTCCATGGTGAGGTATAGGCTATATGCATATAAAATCTCCTTAAAATTCAGCTTTTCAATGGTTGCTGTGTTCATTCCAATCACTCCCGAGACAATGAGGGGGTGTTCACTAACACCCCGTGTTAGTTATctaaaaaattacctcaaaacatAGCAGCTTAAAACTAaaatcatttattatctcacaaagCATTTGAGGGTCAGGAATCTAGGAGCAGCTTAGctgagtggttctggctcagagtGTTTCAGGAGGTTGCAGTCAAAATGTCAGCTGGGGCTCCAGTCATCCGAAGACTTGCCTGGGGTTGGAGGATCTGTGTCCAACATGGTTCACTTACATGGCGTTTGGCAAGAGCCATCAGTTCCTCCTTGACTGTTTATAGgcagcctcagttcctcaccctGTGGACCTCTCCATGGGGCTTCTTGATTGTCATCAGAACATGGCAGCTTCTCCCAGAGTGAGTAATCTGAAGAAGAGGCTGCAGCTGCAATAGCTTTTATGACCCAGTTTCAGAAGTCATATGttatcacttctgccacattctgtttgCTAGAAATAAGTTACTAAGTAcagcccacactcaaagggaggggAATTAGTTTCCACCTTGCAAAGGGAGGAGTATCACAGAATTTGTGGAcctattttaaaaccaccacagccTATTTAAAGGCAAACTCCAGACCTTTTTACCATGgcaaatttctggaaagataaaTAGACTCTACTATTTAGACATAAATGATTAGAGAATATCAATGATGCAAATAAGGCGGTATTAGTGCAGGAATATACAGACTGATTTATGGAACACGGTAAGCAGCCAAGAAACAGAGCTTAGCATAAATGTGCCTTTAGTATGTATCAGAGGACATCTCAGTTCAATGGGAAAAGGAGACATGATATGAAAATTGTGCTGAAGCAATCGATAACTTATTTTGGGAGAAAAGTTAATGCCTTGTAACACAGCATACAACAGAATAAATTCCAGAACGATAAATGTTTCATGTGAAGTTTTAAAGATAAAGCAGCAAGAACAAAATACACTTGAATATAGTGTCTGTTTGATTTCaggatttatttattataaaaatggaaaaatcacaaagcaaaaatttGAATACTGAATTCCataatggtaaatatatatgtatgtatataaaatcattaggaaacttttgaaatattttccacgTGTATTGTAGAGACAGCATTGACATAAAAtacaaagacttaaaaataaatcttaaaattctttaagcatcttagaaaaatcaacaaaaaatttaaatggctataaaatatataaaagatcaatttaatcaataaatgtaaacaagataaataattGCCATTATAAAACCATCAAATTGacaaataataagaaagaaagaaaaaaaagaaaaggaaaggaaggaagaaagagagagagaaggaagtgggagagagggaaaaaggagggaaagaaggaagaaagataggaaagaaggaaggaagcaaaccAGCCCAGTGTTGACCATGAAATTATACGGCAAGTAGTTTTGTAAATAGTTTGTGGGAGTATAAATTAGTAGTCTTTCTGGAATGCGATTTGCTAATGTGTAAGTagggctttaaaatattttaaccctAAGGAAGTAATGAGAGTTACACACAGTGAATTATATGTAAGGATGTTTATCACAGTGATacttataatagtgaaaaattggtAGACACCTAAATGCTAATAAAGATAAATGGATATATTACGGCAATCATATTTTAGAAGGCTCCTTCAGCATGGCAGATGTTTGTGTCAGAAGTTAGAGAATGAAGCATGGTATAAAAGCTCCTcataatataatatacataatgtGTATAGTACCCAAATATTGTCTGAGGTTTGTTTTAATTGGTAGAGTTAGAAATGATTTTTCAACTTTCTTTCTACTTTGAtgttttccaacttttaaaaatggacattTACTATATTTATAACTGGAAAAGTGTTACTTTAAAAGTAGAACCATAACAAGATTGGTTGGCAAGAACAGAGAAAGGAAGTTCTCATACTAGTTCTGCCAAACAACCATTAGTCCCTTCACCCCTTCTTGAAATTTCCCATTTGGaatgagaagaaaatggaaggaagatcCTGTTTCTAATTTTGAAGCACCACcaattacactttttaaaataacaatacatgCCAGATATTTATGTATCATATTTTTACAACTTCTCAACACTGATTGGCCTCACAATAAACAATTCCCAAGACTCAGTCAATAGGAAAGAGAACAATAAGAGTGTATGAGTGGAAACTTGAAGAATCACTCCTGCTCTTCGAGGGAAACTCaattattctacaaatatttattgaatgcccagTAAATACAAATATCTGTATAGCATTGTGGGGAGATAACAAAGAAGTAGGAACGTTCTTTGCCATCacataattcaataaatatgtattgagtatCTACTTTAGTGAGGCACGGGGGATggatcagtgaacaaaacagaaatacttGCCCATCAGAAGTTTACTCTGTCTTATTTTAAATGACAATGTCTTCCTTTCAGGAGCTACACTATATTTGGAGCTAGAAATAGGAACTGGGGCATGAAGAAGAGGTAAATCCAATTCCCCAAACGTTTACGTCATCTGATCCCTGAGTTTATCATTTTCTGAAGAAGTATTTCCTGCCATTTACATGACCCCAGAAACTCTCACATTTTTTAGTTCAGTAAATGtcttttcattatcttatttAGTGCATCTTTCAGCTCCTTGTTTCTGATACTGTAGATCAAGGGATTCAAGACAGGGGTGACAAAGGTGTCGACAACAGACACCACACGGCCCATTTCTGGGTTGTAACTAGAGCTGGGGCGTAAATAGATGAGGCTACAGCAGCCATATTGGAGGAGAACCACAGTCAGATGAGAAGAGCAGGTGGTGAACGCCTTGTGCCGTCCCTCTGCTGAGTGGATCTTCAAAATGGCAACCACAATGAAGAAATATGAGATGGAGATCAGGGAAAAGGGAATGGTAAGGATGATGACACTGGCGATGAAGATCATGGTTTCTTGCGTTCGAGTATCTCCACACGCCAACCACAAGATAGGGAGTACATCACAGTAGAAGTGAGTGATTCTATTGTGGCCACAAAATGGCAGATGGAAAATCAGAACTGTCAGTTGTAAGGCTACAATGAAACCAAGGACAAGGGCTCCCACAGCCAGCTGGGCACACAGCCGCCGTCTCATGATGAGGGTGTAATGCAAAGGATCCCGGATAGCTACAAACCGATCATAAGCCATGATCCCTAAGAAGATACAGTCAGCACTGCccagaaagacaaagaagaacatcTGTGTGCCACAGCCAGTGAAAGAGATGGGTATTCTCCCCATGGTCAGGAGGTTGACCAAAGCCAGAGGGGCAACAGTGGAAGAGTAAAAGATCTCCAGAACCGCCAGGTTGGCCAGAAAGAAATACATGGGAGTGTGAAGTGAATGCTCTGCCCAGACAGTGAGAAAGATTGTCGCATTACCAATGAGACTGCCGGTATACATTAGCAGGAAAGccacaaaaataaacatttgtacCTCCAAGATGGGTGAAAATGGGTGAAAGTGGAACTGGATCTCTATGGTTTGGTTTTCATCCCCCATAAAGTGGCACATTGGGTTTTCtaggacagaaaaaagaatgtgtTAGGAAAGAAAGTGCTGTGTGCTTTAGGATGAGGGTGATGATACTGTTTTAGCTCCTATAGCTTTAATAATTTTGAAGATGAGTTTATGCTGGGAAGGTCACTCTCTGTTCTTGCTTGTGTTTGTCAGCTCGTATTTTCAAGAGAGTTGGCTGGGATTAACTGTAAAGCCTAGCACTATGAATAAGAGCCAAGTTAATTTGCCCCGTGTGGCAGCTGAGCTCAGGACTTTGACTTCATTTTTGTCTTGCAAGAACCAGCTGAACTGATAACCCCTGAGCCTCTAAACTTATACATTGTGTAACAATAATATGCTGGCCATCAAGTATGAAGTCCTGATGGTCTTGATTCTAAGACCTATAGTATACATTGGGGTCATATTGTCCCATATAAAGGATGCTCCATTTTTCTTGGAAGGGTTGTCTTCCTCAAGAGGAAAAGAGGTCAGCTTGTGCCAGTTCAGCAGCCCTGAGCACAGTGACTCCATTACTGATCTATGGTTGCAGAGAAAGCTTTGAGCCTTCAAGTACATTGGCCCTTAGCTATAGGCAAAACATCCCCATACCTCTTATAAACTTTCTCTATGCTTCTAACCAAGAGTCAAGAGAAGAACAGCAGTTTTAGAAACTGCATCAAAATAGACTTCTAGCTTTGGTGAGTTTATAAAGATTCTCCTCACCATCACAATTGGACAATGCTCATGTTCTTGTATGTGGTAAAGTATCAAGTACATATCTTGTACATCTTTCTAAAACaaacttttattctattttatgataatttgctttatatatgtCATTTCTTCATAGATATATAATCTCCTGCAGGATAAGGACTGTATCTTATTCCTCTCCCTCTAATGCCTAGTATGGTGgccaagaaatgtttattgaatgaataaataagtgaataagtCTTTTACACAACCTGGGTATGTTTACATTTAGGCCAAGCACATGGTTTTGTAATGTGTAACTTAAGGGTTCGTGGAAGGAAAACACTCCTCTTACAAACCTGGTACAGCTTAACTCCTGTGTGTTTAGAAAACATTGTCACTGAAGATTTGCCCATCTTATCAGTACTTATAAGATTGACTTTAACTAATCCAGCGCTCAAATCTCAAACTGTTTTCCTCTATGAGGAAAatatcctttctccatctccctgaATCTATGCTTAAAGGAGATCAGGCTAATGTGCGTTTCTGGTCTGGGCACTGCCCTGCTCGGGCCTCACCACTAAAAGGGACTGAACATTGAATATAGAGCTTTCTCTAGACTACTGGGAGTGAATTAGGCTAGAATAGACTCTCAAAGGAAGActagagaatttaaaacaaccaGGGTCTTGTTTCAGTTGCTTTGTAGCTGCTGTTACACCCATAAACATTCCCTTCAACCAACAATCATCACAAAGGAAGTCACCGAAACTCTCATGCGTTTTGTTAATTTCCGCTTGGATCTGGGTCAGGCTCATCCTTAGACATTCTAAGATGTGTTAGGATTTGAAGGACCTTGTAAAGACCCTCATtcataaaatcaatttttttccctgGTAAAATTTACCCAGCTAAAATGACAATGCGAGCTAAGATGGAGGGGGGTAGGGGCATAAATCAAGAGGGTCAGATATAGTACCATTTTATCTGTCAATAGCACCTTACCTGATTTTATTTGCCAGAATCAATTCAGCTTCTCTTTCAGGCCCTGGAAACAGGAAAcattttagagcactgtgcatgtgggaggagggagtgaCATAACCTGGGCATGAACCTTGGAGAATGACTAGATGTCTTATAGCAACTCAGGGACACTTTTTTTAGAcaactttctgttttttcaatGTATTTATGTTCCACTATctcatataattttcttaaaatgtgcAGGAGGTAGGAAGATAGCTATTAATAACTCCATCTTGtggctgaggcacagaaagggtaATTGACCCATTATCTTGCAGTGATTCAGAGGTAGAAGAGAGGTTAGCATTTAGATCTCCTTGAACTTATCAATGATTACGTAATTACATAAATATTGTACATAGAGAACTGAAAGCTAGCATTTAGATCTCCTTGTACTTATCAATGATTATGTAATTACATAAATATTGTACAtagagaactgaaagcaggaaaaATGATCCTCAGGGATTTTATATACTATTATATCAGAATAAGAACTCATGTTGTTTATGGTAAGACTCTCACAGGGTCATCAGTACAGCTTTTGAAAAATCAATGATGATAATAGCTAGCCTGTAATGACAACACCACGAGACACCATACAAATCACTTTCTAGTCATTACCTCATTTTTTCTTGACAACAACTTCACCAGATAGCTGTTAATATTATTTGTATATTgaaggtgaagaaactgaagtgcaCAGAGATGACGTTGTCAaactcacacagctgg
Protein-coding regions in this window:
- the LOC106844354 gene encoding olfactory receptor 10V1-like, which gives rise to MGDENQTIEIQFHFHPFSPILEVQMFIFVAFLLMYTGSLIGNATIFLTVWAEHSLHTPMYFFLANLAVLEIFYSSTVAPLALVNLLTMGRIPISFTGCGTQMFFFVFLGSADCIFLGIMAYDRFVAIRDPLHYTLIMRRRLCAQLAVGALVLGFIVALQLTVLIFHLPFCGHNRITHFYCDVLPILWLACGDTRTQETMIFIASVIILTIPFSLISISYFFIVVAILKIHSAEGRHKAFTTCSSHLTVVLLQYGCCSLIYLRPSSSYNPEMGRVVSVVDTFVTPVLNPLIYSIRNKELKDALNKIMKRHLLN